Proteins from a genomic interval of Thermoanaerobacterium thermosaccharolyticum DSM 571:
- the hepT gene encoding type VII toxin-antitoxin system HepT family RNase toxin: MINKQLIIDRLVLIDGYLKELWILASLDKDSFLNDKKNAAAAESFLRRSLEAIFDIGRHILAKTGNIDLSTEYKAIAKGLGEKGFVSSETSKKLVEMAGYRNRMVHLYNMVSEEELYSIITSELKDIEKFITEIKKNIL, encoded by the coding sequence ATGATAAACAAGCAATTAATAATTGATAGATTAGTTCTTATTGATGGCTATTTAAAAGAATTATGGATTCTTGCTTCTCTAGATAAAGATTCTTTTTTAAATGATAAAAAAAACGCTGCAGCAGCAGAAAGTTTTTTAAGACGATCTTTGGAAGCAATATTCGACATAGGAAGACACATATTAGCTAAGACAGGAAACATTGATTTGTCTACCGAATATAAGGCAATCGCCAAAGGACTTGGTGAAAAGGGTTTTGTAAGCTCAGAAACGAGCAAAAAGTTAGTCGAAATGGCAGGATACAGAAATCGCATGGTTCATTTATATAATATGGTTAGTGAAGAGGAATTATACAGTATAATAACGTCTGAGCTTAAAGATATTGAAAAATTCATAACTGAAATAAAAAAGAATATTTTATAA
- the gtfA gene encoding sucrose phosphorylase, giving the protein MALKNKVQLITYPDSLGGNLKTLNDVLEKYFSDVFGGVHILPPFPSSGDRGFAPITYSEIEPKFGTWYDIKKMAENFDILLDLMVNHVSRRSIYFQDFLKKGRKSEYADMFITLDKLWKDGKPVKGDIEKMFLRRTLPYSTFKIEETGEEEKVWTTFGKTDPSEQIDLDVNSHLVREFLLEVFKTFSNFGVKIVRLDAVGYVIKKIGTSCFFVEPEIYEFLDWAKGQAASYGIELLLEVHSQFEVQYKLAERGFLIYDFILPFTVLYTLINKSNEMLYHYLKNRPINQFTMLDCHDGIPVKPDLDGLIDTKKAKEVVDICVQRGANLSLIYGDKYKSEDGFDVHQINCTYYSALNCDDDAYLAARAIQFFTPGIPQVYYVGLLAGVNDFEAVKKTKEGREINRHNYGLKEIEESVQKNVVQRLLKLIRFRNEYEAFNGEFFIEDCRKDEIRLTWKKDDKRCSLFIDLKTYKTTIDYINENGEEVKYLV; this is encoded by the coding sequence TTGGCACTTAAAAATAAGGTACAACTCATAACATATCCTGACTCTTTGGGAGGAAATTTAAAAACTTTAAATGATGTCTTGGAAAAATATTTTTCTGATGTATTTGGTGGTGTCCACATTTTGCCGCCTTTTCCATCATCCGGTGATAGAGGGTTTGCACCTATAACATACAGTGAGATAGAACCTAAATTTGGAACATGGTACGACATTAAGAAAATGGCTGAAAATTTTGACATTCTTTTGGATTTAATGGTTAATCATGTATCCAGAAGATCTATTTATTTTCAGGATTTCTTAAAAAAAGGTAGAAAATCAGAATACGCTGATATGTTTATTACATTAGATAAACTTTGGAAGGATGGAAAACCTGTCAAAGGCGACATAGAAAAAATGTTTTTGAGAAGGACTTTGCCATATTCCACATTTAAAATAGAAGAAACAGGAGAAGAAGAAAAAGTCTGGACCACCTTTGGTAAAACGGATCCATCTGAGCAAATTGATTTGGATGTCAACTCACATTTAGTGAGAGAATTTTTATTAGAAGTTTTTAAGACATTTAGCAATTTTGGAGTTAAAATAGTGAGACTTGATGCAGTAGGGTATGTAATAAAAAAAATTGGAACTAGCTGCTTTTTTGTCGAACCGGAGATATATGAATTTTTAGACTGGGCAAAAGGACAAGCAGCTTCTTACGGAATAGAACTGCTTTTGGAGGTACATTCGCAATTTGAAGTACAATACAAATTAGCAGAACGTGGCTTTTTGATTTATGATTTTATTTTGCCATTTACTGTTCTTTATACTTTAATAAATAAATCAAACGAAATGTTGTATCATTATCTAAAAAACCGTCCCATTAATCAATTTACAATGTTGGATTGCCACGACGGAATTCCTGTAAAGCCTGATTTGGATGGACTTATTGATACGAAGAAGGCTAAGGAAGTAGTCGATATATGTGTGCAAAGAGGTGCTAATCTAAGTCTAATATACGGAGATAAATATAAATCAGAAGATGGCTTTGATGTGCATCAAATTAATTGTACGTATTATTCAGCATTAAATTGTGATGATGACGCATATTTGGCAGCCAGAGCCATTCAATTCTTTACACCAGGTATACCACAAGTCTATTACGTAGGCCTTTTAGCTGGAGTAAATGACTTTGAAGCAGTAAAAAAGACTAAAGAAGGGCGAGAGATAAATAGACACAACTATGGTTTAAAAGAAATAGAGGAATCAGTTCAAAAAAATGTAGTTCAGAGATTGTTAAAATTAATCAGATTTAGAAATGAATACGAGGCATTTAATGGTGAATTTTTTATTGAAGATTGCCGAAAAGATGAAATTAGGCTTACTTGGAAAAAAGATGATAAACGTTGTAGTTTGTTTATAGATTTAAAGACATATAAGACAACTATTGACTATATAAACGAGAACGGTGAAGAAGTAAAGTATTTAGTATAA
- a CDS encoding carbohydrate kinase family protein, with product MFNFNDKIVFDDKKYDVLTVGEMLVDMISTDYGDDFECDTYKKYFGGSPANIAINSKMLGINSIIVSSVGNDGLGKFLLKKLQEHHIEIKYVRQVDYSTSMVLVTKSKSSPTPIFYRDADYHIEYSDELKYLIENTKIVHFSSWPISRNPSRSTVEILIDECKKYDVLVCYDPNYHSMIWERGHDGREYIKSLIAKVDIIKPSEDDAERIFGKDTPENQLKKFLDLGAKLVILTLGKDGAIVSNGEETIRFNTLADEVVDTTGAGDAFWSGFYSGLIKGYTLKKSLELGFAVSAYKLRYVGAIVDLPDIDTIKSMYDLKKLR from the coding sequence ATGTTTAATTTTAATGACAAGATTGTGTTTGACGATAAAAAGTATGATGTATTGACAGTTGGAGAAATGTTGGTTGATATGATTTCTACAGATTATGGTGATGATTTTGAGTGTGATACTTATAAAAAATATTTTGGAGGATCACCTGCAAATATTGCTATAAATTCTAAAATGTTAGGTATAAATTCAATTATTGTTTCATCGGTTGGCAATGACGGACTTGGAAAGTTTTTATTAAAAAAATTACAAGAACACCATATTGAAATTAAATATGTAAGACAAGTTGACTATTCCACAAGCATGGTTCTGGTTACAAAAAGCAAAAGCAGTCCTACACCAATATTTTACAGAGACGCAGATTATCATATTGAATATTCAGATGAACTAAAATACTTAATTGAGAATACAAAAATAGTTCATTTTTCTAGCTGGCCTATATCGAGAAATCCGTCAAGGAGTACAGTGGAGATTTTGATTGATGAGTGCAAAAAATATGATGTTTTAGTATGTTATGATCCTAATTATCATTCTATGATCTGGGAAAGAGGTCACGATGGAAGAGAATATATAAAATCTTTAATAGCAAAAGTTGATATAATAAAGCCATCTGAAGATGATGCGGAAAGGATTTTTGGTAAAGACACACCAGAAAATCAGCTTAAAAAATTTTTGGATCTTGGTGCTAAATTAGTGATTCTTACATTAGGGAAAGATGGGGCAATAGTTTCTAATGGAGAAGAAACAATTAGATTTAATACATTAGCAGATGAAGTTGTGGATACTACTGGTGCAGGTGATGCATTTTGGTCAGGTTTCTATAGTGGTTTGATAAAAGGATATACTTTAAAAAAATCATTGGAATTAGGATTTGCAGTCAGTGCATATAAACTAAGGTATGTAGGAGCAATAGTTGATTTGCCAGACATTGATACGATAAAGTCTATGTACGATTTAAAAAAACTGAGGTGA
- a CDS encoding glycoside hydrolase family 13 protein, which yields MKKAWWKESVVYQIYPRSFKDSNGDGIGDLRGIIEKLDYLKFLGVDVLWLCPIYKSPNCDNGYDISDYKDIMDEFGTMEDFDELLFEAHKRGLKILMDLVVNHTSDEHIWFINSRKSKDNEYRDYYIWRKGKDGKEPNNWGSSFSGSAWEYDEATDMYYLHCFAKKQPDLNWENEKVRKEVQDIVKWWLDKGIDGFRMDVINMISKDQRFPDGIVPEGGLYGDMSPYVMNGPRVHEYLKELNEKVLSKYDIMTVGETPCVTPEIAIDYVGEDRNELNMVFSFEHMDIDKDVINLTKKPLDLVELKKIMSKWQKGMSDRGWNSLYWNNHDQPRVVSRFGNDTEYWDKSAKMLATCLHMQQGTPYIYQGEEIGMTNVRFQDIEDYRDIAVINGYNEEVIIKGRSHEQYMQYIYDFSRDNARTPMQWDDSDNGGFTTGKPWIKVNPNYTKINVAKQIGDKDSILNYYRRLIKLRKENEIIIYGDFELILPDDKNIFSYTRKLNDEMLLVICNFTSNNAEFSLPDNINYVNKNLLISNYDVANDDNIENFELRAYESRVYLLKV from the coding sequence ATGAAAAAAGCATGGTGGAAGGAAAGCGTAGTTTATCAGATATATCCTAGAAGTTTTAAAGATTCTAATGGTGATGGAATAGGTGATTTGCGTGGGATTATTGAGAAGTTGGACTATTTGAAGTTTTTAGGTGTTGATGTATTGTGGCTATGTCCTATTTATAAGTCACCAAACTGTGATAATGGATATGATATAAGCGACTACAAAGACATAATGGATGAATTTGGGACTATGGAAGATTTCGATGAGCTGCTTTTTGAAGCCCACAAAAGAGGATTAAAAATATTGATGGACCTAGTTGTAAATCACACTTCTGATGAGCATATATGGTTTATAAACAGCAGAAAGTCAAAAGACAATGAATATAGGGATTACTACATTTGGAGAAAAGGCAAGGATGGGAAAGAGCCAAATAATTGGGGGAGTAGTTTTAGTGGCTCTGCATGGGAATACGATGAAGCTACAGACATGTACTATTTGCACTGTTTTGCTAAAAAACAGCCTGATTTGAACTGGGAAAACGAAAAAGTGAGAAAAGAGGTTCAGGATATTGTAAAATGGTGGCTAGACAAAGGCATAGATGGCTTTAGGATGGATGTAATAAATATGATTTCTAAGGATCAAAGGTTTCCAGATGGAATTGTGCCGGAAGGCGGCTTATATGGAGATATGTCTCCATATGTAATGAACGGTCCAAGAGTTCATGAATATTTAAAGGAACTAAACGAGAAAGTCCTAAGTAAATACGACATAATGACTGTGGGTGAAACGCCATGTGTAACGCCAGAAATTGCAATAGATTACGTAGGAGAAGATAGAAATGAGCTAAATATGGTTTTTAGCTTTGAGCACATGGATATAGATAAGGATGTTATAAATCTGACAAAGAAACCACTGGATTTGGTAGAGCTTAAGAAAATAATGAGCAAATGGCAAAAAGGTATGTCAGATAGAGGGTGGAATAGTCTTTACTGGAACAATCATGATCAACCTAGAGTTGTATCAAGATTTGGAAATGACACTGAATATTGGGATAAGTCAGCAAAAATGCTGGCAACGTGTCTTCACATGCAGCAAGGAACTCCTTACATCTATCAGGGCGAAGAGATTGGAATGACCAATGTGAGGTTTCAAGATATAGAAGATTATAGAGATATAGCTGTAATAAATGGCTACAATGAAGAAGTGATTATAAAAGGAAGAAGCCATGAGCAGTATATGCAGTATATATACGATTTTTCTCGAGACAATGCGAGAACACCGATGCAATGGGACGATAGCGATAATGGCGGATTTACAACGGGAAAGCCGTGGATAAAGGTAAATCCTAATTATACTAAAATAAATGTAGCTAAGCAGATTGGTGATAAAGACTCTATTTTGAATTATTATAGAAGGCTAATTAAGTTAAGAAAAGAAAATGAAATTATCATTTACGGCGACTTTGAATTAATTTTGCCAGATGACAAAAATATTTTTTCATATACAAGGAAACTAAATGATGAGATGCTTTTAGTCATCTGTAATTTTACTTCAAATAACGCGGAATTTAGTTTGCCTGATAATATTAATTATGTTAATAAAAATCTTTTGATTTCAAATTACGATGTGGCGAATGACGATAATATAGAAAATTTTGAACTTAGGGCATATGAATCAAGAGTTTATCTTTTAAAGGTGTAA
- a CDS encoding glycoside hydrolase family 32 protein, whose product MNKIDEANEFIKQNKAKVNPKYRLKYHLMGEYGWINDPNGFIQYKGNYHLFYQHYPYDAVWGPMHWGHAISKDLVKWFYLPLALAPEEDYDRDGCFSGSAIEKNGKLYLFYTGHIYTKKEKNDDYKQVQNMAISADGIAFEKYEKNPIIDVTQIPDKASKKDFRDPRIFKIGDTYYLLIGSNDEHGIGQILMYKSIDLIKWEFVNILLKGNEDTGINWECPDIVRFDDRDILFVSAQYMRPNGIYFKNTHSSIYFMGELNSEEGKFTYEDYWLVDYGFDFYAPQISVDKNGRIIMIAWMNMWETDLVTNRLGHNWAGAMTLPREVLAVDEKIHFRPISEITKYRKKEYSLQDLKLDGEMCLETIGTSYEIDVEFESLDAKEFGLKVRKGKKEETVLSYNCQESLFIFNRDRSGVGPKGERKTLVNLNEGRLRLRVFVDVSSVEVFINEGEEVMTGRIYPDSESINISIFSVGECRVLYLKKWDIDVD is encoded by the coding sequence ATGAACAAAATTGATGAAGCAAATGAATTTATAAAACAAAATAAAGCAAAGGTAAATCCTAAGTACAGGCTAAAGTATCATTTGATGGGAGAATATGGGTGGATAAACGACCCAAATGGGTTCATACAGTATAAAGGAAATTACCATTTATTCTATCAACATTATCCATATGATGCTGTATGGGGACCAATGCATTGGGGGCATGCCATAAGCAAAGACTTGGTTAAGTGGTTTTACTTGCCTTTGGCTTTAGCACCTGAAGAAGATTATGATAGAGATGGGTGCTTTTCTGGAAGTGCTATCGAAAAAAACGGGAAATTATACCTTTTTTACACAGGACATATATACACTAAAAAAGAAAAAAACGATGATTACAAACAGGTTCAGAATATGGCCATATCAGCAGATGGAATTGCATTTGAAAAGTATGAAAAAAATCCGATAATAGATGTAACACAGATTCCAGATAAAGCTAGCAAGAAAGATTTTAGAGATCCAAGAATTTTTAAAATAGGTGATACCTATTATCTTTTAATTGGCTCTAATGATGAACACGGAATTGGACAGATTCTCATGTATAAGTCAATCGATTTAATAAAATGGGAATTTGTAAATATTCTTTTAAAGGGTAATGAAGATACAGGCATTAACTGGGAATGTCCTGATATAGTCAGATTTGATGACAGAGATATTTTGTTTGTATCAGCACAGTACATGAGACCTAATGGTATTTATTTTAAAAATACCCATTCTTCTATCTATTTTATGGGAGAACTAAATTCAGAGGAAGGAAAATTCACATATGAGGATTATTGGTTGGTAGATTACGGATTCGACTTTTATGCACCACAGATTTCCGTGGATAAAAATGGTAGAATCATAATGATAGCATGGATGAACATGTGGGAGACAGATTTGGTTACAAATCGTCTTGGTCATAATTGGGCTGGTGCTATGACGCTTCCTAGAGAAGTCTTAGCAGTTGATGAAAAGATACATTTTAGGCCAATATCTGAGATAACTAAATACAGAAAAAAAGAATACAGTCTACAAGATTTAAAATTAGATGGTGAAATGTGTCTTGAAACAATTGGAACAAGCTATGAGATTGATGTTGAATTTGAATCGCTAGATGCAAAAGAATTTGGATTAAAAGTGAGAAAAGGTAAGAAGGAAGAGACTGTTTTGTCATATAACTGTCAAGAGAGTTTATTCATATTTAATCGCGACAGATCGGGCGTTGGGCCAAAAGGAGAAAGGAAGACACTGGTTAACTTAAATGAAGGAAGATTGAGGCTTAGGGTCTTTGTGGATGTGTCATCCGTGGAGGTTTTTATAAATGAAGGTGAAGAGGTAATGACTGGAAGGATATATCCAGACAGTGAATCGATTAATATTTCAATATTTTCTGTGGGCGAATGCAGAGTCTTATATCTAAAGAAATGGGATATCGACGTAGATTAA
- a CDS encoding carbohydrate ABC transporter permease, which yields MSEEKGFLSKLKTYLIFAGPVTIAFFTVIILPFIYGIYLTFTDWNGISATHSFVGIGNYLQVFKDKVFWTSFLLTLKYVFFSVILINIIAFFLAYLLTSGIKGQNFFRAGFFTPNLIGGILLGFIWQFVFSNILVYIGQHFNLPIFSASWLSDPNKAFWALVIVTVWQYSGYMMVIYISGFMNIPKDLLEAASIDGANSYHRLKNIILPLMVPSFTISVFLTLQRGFMVYDINLSLTNGGPYKSTELISMHVYNTAFLSQQYGIGQAEAFFLFAVVATVTLLQVYFSKKMEVES from the coding sequence ATGAGTGAGGAAAAAGGCTTTTTAAGTAAATTAAAGACTTATTTGATATTTGCAGGACCTGTTACTATTGCTTTTTTTACTGTAATAATATTGCCATTTATATACGGAATATATCTTACTTTTACTGATTGGAATGGTATATCCGCTACACATTCATTTGTAGGCATCGGCAATTATTTGCAAGTATTTAAAGACAAAGTATTTTGGACTTCGTTTTTATTGACTTTGAAATACGTATTTTTTTCAGTAATACTGATTAACATTATAGCGTTCTTTTTGGCTTATCTACTGACTAGCGGTATTAAAGGACAGAACTTTTTTAGAGCTGGATTTTTTACTCCTAACTTGATTGGTGGGATATTGCTTGGCTTTATTTGGCAGTTTGTTTTTTCAAATATCCTTGTCTACATTGGTCAACACTTTAATTTGCCTATATTCAGTGCGTCTTGGCTTTCTGATCCCAATAAAGCCTTTTGGGCGTTGGTTATTGTAACTGTATGGCAATATTCTGGATACATGATGGTCATATATATTTCAGGATTTATGAACATTCCCAAAGATCTTTTAGAAGCTGCAAGTATCGATGGTGCAAACTCATACCACAGACTTAAAAATATAATTCTTCCATTGATGGTACCATCATTTACAATAAGTGTTTTTCTGACTTTGCAGAGAGGGTTCATGGTTTATGATATAAATTTGTCTTTAACAAATGGGGGGCCGTATAAGAGTACAGAGTTGATTTCAATGCATGTTTATAATACTGCCTTTTTAAGTCAGCAGTATGGTATTGGCCAGGCGGAAGCATTTTTCCTATTTGCTGTAGTTGCGACTGTCACATTATTGCAAGTATATTTCAGTAAGAAAATGGAGGTGGAAAGCTGA
- a CDS encoding ABC transporter substrate-binding protein, whose amino-acid sequence MKRKKLLSMVVSSVLILSLTAGCGTNNNTAKNNTSSSKNSETVKITMLNSKGEIQSQLEDAAKAFTKENPNITINVIPASAGQSPFEKISSMYAAGNAPTLAMLDPGDVAKFKDKFLDLSNEKWVADTTDGALNVAKVDGKIIAFPFSVEGYGFIYTKIVLDKAFGGNFDPKSIKTRNDLENAFKKVEATGAKALEISPMDWSLAGHFLPIVYADQSKDPAQVDKFISDLKSGNVDLANNKVFNGLIDTFDMMKKYNLDKSNPMAPTYDKGPEVIGKGEVGFWVMGNWAWPQIKTFDTANGQYGFVPVPISNDPNDYGNSGIPVGVTKFIGIDKTQNSAAQQDAAKKFLNWLVYSQAGQDVLVNQCSVIPAFKNIKLEPRDPLAKSIEQYMSDGNTLEFMTTLPSDHWSKLGASMQKYLSGVIDRKGLINDIESYWKSVQ is encoded by the coding sequence ATGAAGAGAAAAAAACTATTATCAATGGTCGTATCGTCAGTTTTGATACTTTCTCTTACAGCAGGTTGTGGCACAAATAATAATACAGCTAAAAACAATACGTCATCATCTAAGAACTCTGAAACCGTTAAAATTACGATGCTGAACTCAAAAGGTGAGATTCAGTCACAATTAGAAGATGCAGCAAAGGCATTTACAAAAGAGAATCCCAATATAACAATTAATGTAATACCTGCTTCAGCAGGCCAATCTCCATTCGAAAAAATTTCTTCGATGTATGCAGCTGGAAATGCACCTACTTTGGCGATGCTTGATCCAGGCGATGTTGCAAAATTTAAAGATAAATTTTTGGATTTAAGCAATGAAAAATGGGTTGCTGATACAACAGATGGAGCTTTAAATGTAGCAAAAGTAGATGGAAAGATCATAGCATTTCCATTCTCAGTAGAAGGATATGGTTTCATATACACTAAGATAGTTTTGGATAAAGCATTTGGTGGTAACTTTGATCCTAAATCGATAAAGACAAGAAATGATTTAGAGAATGCATTTAAAAAGGTTGAAGCTACAGGTGCAAAAGCACTAGAGATTTCACCTATGGATTGGTCGTTAGCAGGACATTTTTTGCCAATTGTATATGCAGATCAGTCGAAGGATCCAGCTCAAGTAGATAAGTTCATATCAGATTTAAAATCTGGAAATGTTGACTTAGCAAATAATAAGGTATTTAATGGTTTGATAGATACATTTGACATGATGAAAAAGTACAATTTGGATAAAAGCAATCCAATGGCTCCAACGTATGATAAAGGACCTGAGGTGATTGGAAAAGGAGAAGTAGGTTTTTGGGTTATGGGAAACTGGGCATGGCCGCAGATAAAGACATTTGATACAGCTAATGGGCAATATGGATTTGTACCTGTGCCAATAAGCAACGATCCAAATGATTATGGTAATTCAGGGATACCTGTTGGAGTAACTAAATTTATAGGTATAGATAAAACACAAAACAGTGCAGCTCAGCAAGATGCAGCAAAGAAATTCTTAAATTGGCTAGTATATAGCCAGGCAGGTCAGGATGTGCTGGTAAATCAATGCAGTGTAATACCGGCTTTCAAAAATATAAAGCTTGAACCACGAGATCCACTAGCTAAATCAATTGAGCAATACATGAGCGATGGAAATACACTAGAATTTATGACTACGTTACCTTCTGATCATTGGTCAAAATTGGGCGCATCAATGCAAAAATATTTATCTGGAGTAATTGATAGAAAAGGCTTAATTAATGATATTGAAAGCTACTGGAAAAGTGTACAATAA
- a CDS encoding glycoside hydrolase family 130 protein has protein sequence MIKLKRLSDRPILEPVKEHEWERKAVFNCSAIYDNGLFHLIYRATDIGPHVKYGKYISRLGYAVSKDGINFMRLDKPVLSNDVEQELRGCEDPRIVKIDDTYYMMYTGFGNRTDDDYRICLATSKNLINWERKGVVLDEPNKDAALFPEKINGNYVMFHRRYPDIWLAYSNDLKNWFNHKSIIKPIKGTWESSRVGVAGPPIRIKDGWFLIYHAADDDNVYRLGAALLDINDPSIVLARQEESILEPELEWEKNGFISNVVFSCGNAVKGDDIYVYYGGADTVIGVAYLNMNDIKFD, from the coding sequence TTGATAAAGTTAAAAAGGTTAAGCGACAGACCGATTTTAGAACCAGTAAAAGAGCACGAATGGGAAAGAAAAGCAGTATTTAACTGTTCTGCCATATATGACAATGGGCTGTTCCACCTTATATACAGGGCAACTGACATAGGTCCACACGTGAAATATGGGAAATATATATCGAGGCTTGGGTATGCTGTAAGTAAAGATGGGATTAATTTTATGAGACTTGATAAGCCTGTATTAAGCAATGATGTTGAGCAAGAATTAAGGGGATGTGAAGATCCTAGGATAGTGAAAATAGATGATACATATTATATGATGTACACAGGATTTGGCAATAGGACTGATGATGATTACAGGATATGTTTAGCTACATCGAAAAATTTAATAAATTGGGAGAGAAAAGGCGTTGTATTAGATGAGCCCAACAAAGATGCTGCACTATTTCCTGAAAAAATAAATGGTAACTATGTAATGTTTCACAGAAGATATCCTGATATATGGTTAGCATATTCAAATGATTTAAAGAATTGGTTTAATCATAAATCGATTATAAAGCCAATCAAAGGCACATGGGAAAGCTCAAGAGTCGGTGTTGCTGGACCACCTATTAGGATAAAAGATGGATGGTTTTTAATATATCACGCTGCTGATGACGACAATGTCTATAGGCTAGGTGCAGCGCTTCTCGACATAAATGACCCATCAATAGTTTTGGCAAGGCAAGAAGAATCTATATTAGAGCCTGAACTTGAATGGGAAAAGAATGGCTTCATCTCTAACGTCGTATTTAGCTGCGGCAATGCAGTAAAAGGTGATGACATATACGTCTATTACGGTGGTGCAGATACTGTAATAGGTGTTGCATATCTAAATATGAATGACATAAAATTTGACTAA
- a CDS encoding glycoside hydrolase family 130 protein, with amino-acid sequence MFRLRRLTDKPILSPVEEHEWERKAVFNAAVIYEDHKFHLFYRASNNGFVLNTEMPEEKYKFVSSIGYAVSNDGINFERFDKPIMVGETEQEEWGVEDPRVTKIDDKYYMLYTGFGGKDWNNFRICIATSYDLKRWEGHRVVLDEPNKDAALLPEKINGKYVMFHRREPDIWIAYSDDLINWTDHKIIMAPISGTWESKKIGIAGPPIKREDGWLLIYHGVDENNVYRLGAALVDLDDPSKVIARQEEPILEPELDWEKEGLVPNVVFSCGAVEVNEKYYVYYGGADTHIGVAAIDKDKISF; translated from the coding sequence ATGTTTAGGCTAAGGAGGCTTACAGATAAACCAATATTGTCGCCAGTTGAAGAACATGAATGGGAAAGAAAAGCTGTGTTTAATGCCGCAGTAATATACGAAGATCACAAGTTTCACCTTTTTTACAGGGCTTCTAACAATGGATTTGTGTTAAACACAGAAATGCCAGAAGAAAAATACAAATTTGTATCATCAATAGGCTATGCGGTAAGCAATGATGGGATTAACTTTGAAAGGTTTGATAAGCCCATTATGGTTGGTGAAACAGAGCAGGAAGAATGGGGTGTTGAAGATCCCAGAGTAACAAAAATTGATGATAAATATTACATGCTTTATACAGGCTTTGGAGGCAAAGACTGGAATAATTTTAGAATATGTATAGCTACATCATATGATTTGAAAAGATGGGAAGGTCATAGGGTGGTCCTTGATGAGCCTAATAAGGATGCAGCGCTTTTGCCGGAAAAAATAAATGGGAAGTATGTCATGTTTCATAGGAGAGAACCAGATATTTGGATAGCATATTCAGATGATTTAATAAATTGGACTGATCATAAAATAATAATGGCACCTATTTCTGGCACGTGGGAGTCAAAGAAGATTGGGATAGCAGGGCCTCCTATAAAAAGAGAAGACGGATGGCTTCTCATCTACCATGGTGTGGATGAAAATAACGTGTATAGGCTTGGAGCAGCACTTGTTGATTTAGATGATCCTTCAAAAGTCATAGCAAGGCAAGAAGAGCCTATTTTAGAACCAGAACTGGATTGGGAAAAAGAAGGTCTTGTACCAAATGTAGTGTTTAGCTGTGGTGCAGTAGAAGTAAATGAAAAATACTATGTATATTACGGTGGTGCTGATACACATATTGGCGTCGCTGCAATAGACAAAGATAAAATATCATTTTAA